In the genome of Arachis hypogaea cultivar Tifrunner chromosome 9, arahy.Tifrunner.gnm2.J5K5, whole genome shotgun sequence, the window TCTAACTTTCTTTTGATTTTCCTCAAATTTTGTTTCACTAAAAGACGAACTAACTatctgatttatttattttttcttaataacGATGATTCAGGTTTGTGGTAGCACTTTGGAGTTGGAAATGGCTTCCACTGTTGCAAGCTTGCTACCACCGTTGCTGGTTCATGGTCGACAATCACATGCTGTGACCATGCATAGTTTCCCCCTTTCTCCTCCTCTTTTTGGTAACCctttttacttgtttgtatttattttatttttaatttctaagttgAATTTTTTCCCCACATGCACTGTGCGTCTGCaaagtttgatttcttcagtGATTGTCAATTCTTCAATTTTAAGCTTTgatttaaggttttttttttccttctaattttttaattttttattttatttaaagtgtAGTTAGTAACTTGGTATAAGTCCAAttgaataacttttttttttaaagaaatcaaattgtctaataagtaataacacaaTGTACCATTAGAATATTTCCATCATAAAATTTGGTTGAAATAGATTCTATAGTAAAATGACAAATAAACTCGAGGATTTACATTTCAGACAGATTAGTcctgaagagaagaaaaagtacCAATAAAGTTCTCTAGGATAACAAACGTAGATAAGTTAGTTCAAATTAAGATTTTTTATCCTAAACTCTAGACCCTAAACTGCCTAAAGTGGAAATTCTCAGGGgtttatttatcattttactGTAGTTTTTATATGTACAATTCATCAAAGATGTTGTACTGGATTGGATTCAGTTTAAAAGATTATTATTGTATTTGTGATTTTAAAGTGTGATTTTAATGCACATTAAGATTACATTTGAACTTTTGTGTCTACGGATCAATTGTAACTATGTcctagtcatcatcattccccatctTTCATTTGATACCTATAACTTCTGCTGATGCATTTTATCACTGTTTTTGTATTCCGGATTCGATTTTTTTTGCCTGTTTTTATTTCGTAGAGAGACGAAACCATACTGCTTTTGTTGTGAAGGCTTCTGGAGATAGTTCTGAATCTTCTACTACTCTTACTGTTTTCAAGACGGTTCAGAATGTTGTGAGTTTCTCCTTCCACTCTTGTCTTTCTTTCAAAGGATAGAAAAGTGGACCATACAAATAAGTTGATGACTGTCTTTTTTCCCCTTTTCATTTAAAAACAGTGGGATAAACCTGAGGACCGGTTGGGACTAATTGGTTTAGGCTTTTCAGCTGTAGTAGCAGTTTGGGCATCAGCAAATTTGATCACGGTAATTTAAGTATTTAACTTGATCATTGAGATATCATGATCCAGACAAACATCTCTTGAGCCAGTTCACAATATATTCTTTTGTCAAAGTATCTTAACACAAATGGTATCTAGATATGTTGATTTTGAGTATCAAATTAGTCAAAGTGACATTTGTTTTCAAATATAGGGAGATTGTCTATTGAATATTATTTGCAGCATTCTAATATTGTTTTTGCCTTTGTGAATTTTGTACATAGGCTGTTGACAAATTACCAATTATCCCTACTGCACTAGAATTAATTGGGATACTATTTACTGCGGTAGGTGATTACAGATTGAATCCTCTATTTATATTCTTAATGTGCTTAATGTTGTATAGTAATATAAACTTCTCTTTTTATTTCAGTGGTTTACATATCGATATCTTTTGTTCAAGCCCGACAGGTAAGTATTATTGCTCACCTTCATCTTGATATTGACTACATCATAATATTAATAGCATTGGTCCAAATCTACGTCAAAGGACTAATTATAACCATGCAAAATTGGTTGATGATTAAAGCTACCTTGTAAAGAGACTAACCTGTCTCAATTATAGTGGTTAATGATTTTTTTCCCTACAATACTTTCTTAAATCGGATCTTTTTTGCTTGTCCTTTGTGACAGAGATCTCAATAAATTGGCTAGTATTGTACCTAATTTGCAAGCAATTTCATTTGAATGCTTTTTACTTACACAGGGAAGAGCTCTTTAGAATCCTGAACAAGTCAGTATCAGATATTTTGGGCCAGTAATTTGTGCTTCCAAAATGTTCCTGTAGATTGCAATTTTAAGTGTAGATTACGAGTTGCTGTAAAAGTTCTTCTGTTGGAGGATTGGGTGAAAAGATGCAGCAAGAATTGTAGAAAGGGTCTTGTTTGTAGGGTGAATGATCAATGTGTTACACATCAATGAATTAAAGCTTGCATCTATTTGCTTAAGCTTCTTTTTCACCGGAAACACTTAAATAGGAAGGGTGAGATCACCTTTCTACATAGATCAAATAAATCATGTTTTTATCATAAATTATGTTGATAGATAATTCATTAATAAGAGTTATATCTAACTATCCTTTCGCATCTCGCCCCCTAAAATAATCCAAAAAATATGGTGAAGTGTGAACTAATATAACATGTATATATGCACTCACAAATTTAAGGCCAATTTTGTCATAGATAATTGCATGTGATTTtcaaatcaagctgtccctgtGAAAGAAAGATACTTAGAACGCATTTAAATATAGTTATTCCATGCTAGTAGTATTATTCCAAATGTTTATTCATTAACTAATCAACCCTTATTTTTCTATGAGAAATTCATGCTTTTATAATCATCTTTTGGTTGTGTAAGTAATATAAAAGTTATGCTTGTGagtatgaaaatattttatataaaattctaTATAAGGAATATAATGTTTGGTCGTTACACCGGATATGTTGATATCTTAAAAGTTAGAACTCCATTATTTTATCCTTTAAACGACAAAATTCCAGATTTCATATGCATCAATATTAAACTCTAAATTTAATACTTTTCAGAAGATggcaatataaaattataatatcacttcatacaaaaataaagtacttaaatatgttttaatttctaaaaaatattgggaacttttattttgaaacatataaaaataattgataattgaatTTGGTTCAAATATTTCAAATAATATGTTTGTCATAAACATATTCAAAATTGGgacaatttatttcaaatccttCTATATATAATAGTCTGAACTCCTGAAACTAATTTATCATAATTTTCTAGGATTAATATTAAAGCCAAATATTATCTTAAAAACGACTAAAATCAAAGTTCatcatttatatataaaaaaatatatttaagccaataattatatatagaaaatgagAGGTTGTGTAACCTTTTTTCCCCTAACAATTTCACCcaccaaatattttaattttttaaattgagaaatgaaaaaaaaaaaaattgattgcaTTGCAAAGCGATACCTACAGTCAGAACCGAAAAAAAGCGCATAACGCCATAGTTTTTTATTTTGCAGAGTTCATCAAAGAAACAAAAATCGAACCCGCGTTCTCCAATTACATaccctccaaaaaaaaaaaattgcacttTATTTTGCTTCATTTTTACCCCACAATttatgtttttcccttttttttttttccagaaaATACCAAAGGAAAATAGATGTTATGTACAGATTTTAAATGTTTCTGTTGTAAATGAAAGTGCTGATCAATAATGCGTTGAAGCTTAACAAGTTCAATTTTTGATACTATGTTTTGATTCCCTGGATCCAACGCACTCGCTTCATTAAGGTTTGTTTcttttttatgaattaaatttCTCAGCATTCATCAATGTCTTTCTTTTACCAATTTTCATGGCTATACAATGAGTTACATGATTTAgattccattttttttaaatttgtttgtgtTATTTTGATGTTCTCCATTTTCTGGTATCTGAAATTTGAAGAACGTGGTGCGTTTTTGAATTGGTAATGTGCATTATGGGGAGGGTTTTATCTGAAACTGAAATTGTGGAAGTGGTTGTTCTTTGAATGGTAATGTGCATAACTGGATTGGAATTTAATCTGAAATTGCAATTGGAGAAGTGTCTGTGTTTGTAACTGGCAATGTGCATAATGTGTAGGCTTTGTTTTGGTTTCAGCGGCAGAGATGGCGTGGTTTAGTACGAACAACACATGGCGTAGCTTCCCGGATTTGGCGGGAGCGGTGAATAAGCTTCAGGAGAGTGTGAAGAATATCGAGAAGAATTTCGATAGTGCTCTCGGGCTTGAGGAGAATTCTGAATCCAGCAATGAAGGTAATTTATTTGCATTGTTCAAGTTCCAAGCACTGCTCTATGTGTTCTGTCCGAATGGGGTTCCTATGATGACATGGGAGTTTCATAATTGAGATAATAAGTAGATGCAGAGTTTGCTGGTTAGTGTTGGTAGTAATGTTAAGATCAATGatattattgaattttgaaatgcaATGTGCTTGCTTTTGGTAGGAATCTTTTGCACTGATTCTACTTCTGGAAATTGTATGTCTTTCAGCTTCAGGGTCATGGACTTTACGCCGAGATCCAAAAGCATTGTTTAATCCTGTTATGGCATTTATGGGGAATAATGGTGAGGAAAACACTGATGAAAAATCAGAACAACTAGAATCCCCTCAACAAGAATCTGAACCTAAGAAATCATTGGATAAACCGGTGTCTCCAGATGATGTACCTGTTGCTGAGAAAAAAGAAACCACTGTTGCTGAGGAAAAAGAAGGATTGCAAGACGAGAATGCAGCCCTTGTTACTACTGAAGAAACCTTTGGTGAGAAAAAAGAAGGATTCCAAGAAGATAATGCAGCCATTGTTACTACTGAAGAAACCACTatttccaagaaaaaagaaggatTCCAAAATGATAACGCAGCCCTTGATACTGCTGAAGAAACCACTGGTGTGGAAAAAGAAACCACCGTCGCTGAGGAAAAGGAAGGATTGGAAAATGATAAAGCAGCCGTTGTTACTACTGAAGAAATCACCGATAAGAAAAAAGACACCACTATTGCTGAGAAAACTGAAGGATTTGAAAATGATAGCACAGCCGTTGTCAATACTGAAGAAACCGCTGTTCAAGAAGTGAATGAAGCAgagaaggtagaagaagaaggtgGTGAACAGATGGAGTCTGCAGATGAAAACACAACCCATGCCACAGCTGACGAAACAACTGTCTTGGAAAAGAATGAAGTGCTtaaagtagaagtagaagatggTGAGCGGAAAGAATTAGCAGATGGAACAACTATTCAGAATTTGGACCATGGAAGTGAAGAACACCAACTACCTGAGATGCCTGTGGATTTGTCTGAACTCAACATCCAGCATGCTAAGAGTTTGGATCCTGATCCTGTTGTCATTAATCAAGAAAATGAGATTGCCGAAGCGAGAACTACCGAGAGTTTATTGTCAATGCAACCCATGCCTGTTAATCTTGGAGAGGATCAAGTTGAGGGTAGTACGAGTGATCCTGGTGAGTCACAAGGTACGAGTGATGTGCAACAAAAAAATCAAGTGGAGGCAAATGAGGAAAGTCAAGAAGAGAGGGTGCAAGCAGAAGAAAGTGTGGAGAGAGTTTCTTCCATTCAACCTGAGATATCAGGTGATAGCGACAAAAAAGACAAGGCTGATACTTCTGTTGCACATGCTATGGCTGTTGAGGAAAATGATGCTGCCAGGCATTCACATATTGAAATTTTGTCCAGCTTTAGTCCATCAAATGAATCTTCTGAGGTGGTATCTGAATTAAGTTTGCATGAAAATGAAGCAACTCATGAAGCAAAGGAAGTATATCATAAAGTCAATGATGTCAAAACTGACACTAGAGAGCAGCATTTGCAGTCTGTTACAAATATGTCTGTCTCAGATTCTATGCTTGAAGTGGAGAGGCTGAAGAGGGATATGAAAATGATGGAAGCTGCACTTCAAGGTGCTGCCAGGCAAGCTCAGGTATTTCTGCCCATAATCATGATAGTGCAAAAGGATTTTCTGATGcacatttcattttaattttctgaATATACATTGGATTACACATGATGATGAAGATTATTAAATGGTAGTCAGATAGTTAAGTTTTAATCAAATTGA includes:
- the LOC112709897 gene encoding protein CURVATURE THYLAKOID 1C, chloroplastic; the encoded protein is MASTVASLLPPLLVHGRQSHAVTMHSFPLSPPLFERRNHTAFVVKASGDSSESSTTLTVFKTVQNVWDKPEDRLGLIGLGFSAVVAVWASANLITAVDKLPIIPTALELIGILFTAWFTYRYLLFKPDREELFRILNKSVSDILGQ